The Crocinitomicaceae bacterium genome includes a region encoding these proteins:
- a CDS encoding T9SS type A sorting domain-containing protein, producing MKLFLPVAFVFLNSTTILAQYCTSVGPVSTADSNLQSFSLSGELGSSISFTGCPGVLGLDDQTSTEIVNLTAGNSYSALAHFGTCGGNYYGVGSAWIDYNLNQIFEASELIGSWSGTPPVAATAWNFTVPLGAVSGTTRLRVVHFEGGSLPIDPCATFNWGSTTDFTVNIVGGADCTGTIGESTDDPRLVSSLPFSESHNNAVCYFNLLPVYSSADVFYQVLPQQLSLDFMTVSLCGSTIDTYLTIIDETGNVIAYNDDNASCGTGSKIHLNVENHDTIYVVVQGYGAETGYYNILIEQELVSISESDNESNLKVYPNPASKQVTIFSDGNNIKLNLYSVSGKLIQSAAFDTYYSLSLENLVPGVYLVQVQNDNGLYITKLIVE from the coding sequence ATGAAGTTATTTTTACCTGTTGCTTTCGTGTTTTTAAATTCAACAACCATTCTAGCCCAATATTGCACATCAGTTGGTCCTGTCTCAACTGCAGATTCCAATCTGCAATCCTTCAGTCTTTCAGGTGAGTTAGGTTCTTCTATTTCATTTACGGGGTGCCCGGGAGTTCTTGGATTGGATGATCAGACATCAACAGAAATTGTAAATCTTACTGCCGGTAATTCTTACAGTGCCCTGGCACATTTTGGAACTTGTGGTGGCAACTACTACGGGGTTGGCTCTGCATGGATTGATTACAACTTGAACCAGATTTTTGAGGCATCTGAATTAATTGGGTCTTGGAGCGGAACTCCGCCAGTTGCAGCAACAGCATGGAACTTCACTGTCCCTCTAGGAGCTGTTTCAGGTACAACTCGTTTGCGCGTTGTGCATTTTGAAGGTGGAAGTTTACCAATTGATCCATGTGCAACATTTAACTGGGGTTCTACAACTGATTTTACAGTAAATATTGTAGGTGGTGCTGATTGCACTGGTACCATTGGTGAAAGCACTGATGATCCTCGGCTGGTAAGCAGTCTCCCCTTTTCTGAAAGTCACAATAATGCTGTTTGCTATTTTAATTTACTGCCGGTTTACTCTTCGGCAGACGTATTTTATCAGGTTTTACCTCAGCAATTATCACTTGATTTTATGACGGTTTCACTTTGCGGTTCGACAATAGATACCTATCTCACTATTATTGATGAAACAGGAAATGTGATTGCGTACAATGACGATAACGCTTCATGTGGCACTGGTTCAAAAATCCATCTTAATGTGGAGAATCACGACACAATTTATGTGGTTGTTCAGGGTTACGGAGCTGAAACAGGATATTATAATATATTGATTGAACAAGAGTTAGTTTCAATTAGTGAAAGTGATAATGAAAGTAACCTAAAGGTGTATCCCAATCCTGCGAGTAAACAAGTCACCATTTTTTCAGATGGGAATAATATCAAGCTGAACTTATATTCTGTTTCAGGTAAATTGATTCAGAGCGCCGCATTTGATACATATTATTCTCTTTCATTGGAAAATTTGGTACCGGGCGTGTATCTCGTTCAGGTACAAAATGATAATGGACTTTATATTACTAAACTTATTGTAGAATGA